A stretch of the Sulfuricurvum sp. genome encodes the following:
- a CDS encoding type II secretion system protein encodes MKYNLNRSGFTMIELIFVIVILGILAAVAVPRLAATRDDAQNVVMAQGIMTGAGEIGSYVVAHGESNESLAVMSGTVASLVAAGKADIDTANKAAYFHMGNVTQCVIMDINSSTSDENLTLSFGDAGGDSYCLGLQSVLDVRQYPIKLRGATVEH; translated from the coding sequence ATGAAATATAATCTTAACCGGTCTGGGTTTACCATGATCGAGTTAATTTTTGTCATTGTTATCCTGGGGATATTAGCGGCTGTAGCGGTTCCGCGTCTGGCGGCAACGCGAGATGATGCACAAAATGTGGTAATGGCACAGGGTATTATGACGGGGGCAGGAGAGATCGGATCGTATGTCGTTGCTCACGGGGAGAGTAATGAGAGTCTCGCGGTGATGTCGGGAACGGTTGCTTCGTTGGTCGCTGCTGGAAAAGCCGATATTGATACGGCGAATAAAGCGGCTTACTTTCATATGGGAAATGTGACACAGTGTGTTATAATGGATATCAATAGCAGTACAAGCGATGAGAATCTGACTCTATCCTTTGGAGATGCCGGAGGCGATAGTTATTGTCTAGGATTGCAAAGTGTATTGGATGTACGCCAATATCCTATTAAACTGAGAGGGGCTACAGTTGAACACTAA
- a CDS encoding type II secretion system protein: protein MNTKRFGFTMIELVFVIVVLGILAAVAIPRFAATRDDAQIAKGRSDISAIRAAIVSERQTRLLQGDTRYISQLHSSTSSLFDGNGSSHLLQYGISVGNENGHWNSPTCTGANPNVCTYDYTVMGQNVTFTYSQADGNFSCSRSGSTAEMCKKLID from the coding sequence TTGAACACTAAACGATTTGGATTTACGATGATCGAGCTGGTATTTGTCATTGTTGTATTGGGCATTTTGGCGGCTGTGGCGATTCCGCGTTTTGCAGCAACTCGGGACGATGCACAAATCGCAAAAGGTCGCAGTGATATTTCGGCAATACGAGCTGCAATAGTGAGTGAGCGGCAGACACGTCTGCTTCAGGGTGATACCCGATATATTAGTCAGTTGCATAGTTCAACATCATCACTCTTCGATGGGAACGGTTCATCTCACCTTTTGCAATATGGAATTTCAGTTGGAAATGAAAATGGACATTGGAATAGCCCAACTTGTACTGGAGCAAATCCAAATGTCTGTACCTATGACTATACAGTTATGGGTCAGAATGTTACCTTTACGTATTCGCAGGCCGATGGTAATTTTAGCTGTTCTAGAAGTGGATCTACAGCTGAAATGTGTAAAAAACTAATTGATTAA
- a CDS encoding primosomal protein N', whose protein sequence is MYFYHIALLGSPLEPLTYHSDDFLSVGREVEVTLTKRIQQGVVIGECEKPEFTTQPIGMTRPFFYSDAQIQCARFISEYYGCALGEALNLYVPYSIEIEPIRKEISLPSINVILSESQAKALDFIRSHPVSLLFGDTGAGKSEIYMRRMDEILSEGKRALLLLPEISLTPQMESRFREHFGDAVVVWHSKMTPKQKKVTLEKIYNGEAHIIVGPRSALFLPISDLGLIVVDEEHDESYKSSSRPRYNARDMAVYIGSLLKIPVVLGSATPSLGSYAKYPFFRLRGGFYESKRTFVFEFSLEALTPSIDRIIMKNFSDGHQGIVFIPTRANFKYTVCESCGYHVECPFCSVGMSQHKNSRALKCHYCNYTEVLPKVCPKCQSGALRTTRLGTAEAVEHFSRLSETLRVQQFDRDIITTQNKLIKVLEAFNRHEIDLLVGTQMLSKGHDYHDIALAVVMGLDNLLSQSDYRAREKALSLLVQIAGRSGRKQNATVFVQSFNEHFFREYLDDYEKFLIDELRIRNDRYPPTKKLARLLYAHKNGLKAKEAMEEAVVQLQRIDTVQIVGFGASAIERIADKYRFQILLRSDKSTDLIRAIKHVKSSMMEIDMDPIEFT, encoded by the coding sequence ATGTATTTTTACCATATAGCCCTTTTGGGCTCTCCGCTCGAACCCCTCACCTACCATTCAGATGATTTTTTATCCGTCGGCAGAGAGGTTGAAGTTACTCTCACTAAGCGAATACAGCAGGGTGTTGTTATCGGCGAATGCGAGAAACCTGAATTCACCACACAGCCTATCGGTATGACCCGACCGTTTTTTTATTCGGATGCCCAAATACAGTGTGCACGGTTTATATCGGAATATTACGGATGTGCTTTGGGTGAAGCACTGAATCTATATGTCCCTTATTCTATAGAGATTGAACCGATTCGCAAAGAAATATCTTTACCCTCGATCAATGTCATCCTCTCAGAATCCCAAGCGAAAGCTCTAGATTTTATCCGTTCTCACCCTGTATCATTGCTTTTCGGTGATACGGGGGCGGGGAAAAGCGAAATCTATATGCGGCGAATGGATGAGATTCTGAGCGAAGGGAAGAGGGCACTATTACTTCTTCCTGAAATATCTCTCACGCCGCAGATGGAGTCACGATTTCGTGAGCATTTCGGGGATGCCGTAGTGGTGTGGCATTCAAAGATGACACCAAAACAGAAAAAGGTGACATTGGAAAAAATCTACAATGGAGAGGCTCATATTATTGTGGGCCCTCGTTCGGCTCTCTTTTTGCCGATATCGGATTTGGGACTGATCGTCGTGGATGAGGAACATGATGAGAGTTATAAATCCTCCTCCCGTCCCCGTTACAATGCCAGAGATATGGCAGTGTATATTGGGAGTCTGCTCAAAATTCCGGTGGTATTGGGGAGTGCGACACCGAGTCTGGGGAGCTATGCCAAATATCCCTTTTTTCGTTTAAGAGGAGGTTTTTATGAATCCAAACGGACATTCGTATTTGAGTTTTCTTTGGAAGCATTGACTCCGAGTATTGACCGTATCATAATGAAAAATTTTTCGGATGGGCATCAGGGGATTGTTTTTATCCCTACCCGAGCCAATTTTAAATATACGGTGTGCGAATCGTGTGGATATCATGTCGAGTGTCCGTTTTGTAGTGTCGGGATGTCGCAGCATAAAAATTCTCGCGCTCTAAAGTGTCACTATTGCAATTACACCGAAGTATTGCCGAAAGTATGTCCGAAATGCCAAAGCGGGGCTCTCCGGACTACAAGACTAGGGACGGCAGAGGCGGTAGAACATTTTAGCCGATTAAGTGAAACATTAAGAGTTCAGCAGTTTGACCGTGATATCATCACAACTCAAAATAAACTTATCAAAGTTCTCGAAGCGTTTAACCGCCATGAGATCGATCTGCTCGTCGGGACGCAGATGCTCTCCAAAGGGCATGATTATCACGATATCGCCCTTGCCGTTGTGATGGGACTGGATAATCTCCTCTCACAATCCGATTACCGTGCACGGGAAAAGGCCTTATCTCTTTTGGTTCAGATCGCCGGACGCAGCGGTCGGAAGCAAAATGCGACCGTATTTGTCCAAAGTTTTAATGAACACTTTTTTCGGGAATATTTGGACGATTATGAAAAATTTTTGATCGATGAACTAAGAATCCGCAATGACCGTTATCCTCCGACGAAGAAACTCGCCCGTTTGCTGTATGCACATAAAAATGGACTCAAGGCGAAAGAGGCGATGGAAGAGGCAGTGGTACAGCTCCAGAGGATTGACACTGTCCAGATTGTCGGATTCGGTGCATCGGCGATTGAGCGAATCGCGGATAAATACCGTTTTCAGATTTTGCTTCGAAGCGATAAAAGTACCGATCTCATACGGGCGATCAAACATGTCAAGTCATCAATGATGGAGATCGATATGGACCCTATAGAGTTTACGTAA
- the pckA gene encoding phosphoenolpyruvate carboxykinase (ATP), translated as MISAEIETLGIKNSGKLFHNLSYDELIRHELEKGECKLADNGATMVDTGIFTGRSPKDKYFVNQDPSNQYIAWGDVNKKIDKAVFDELLVVAREQLSGKDLYITDVFCGSSASSKRSVRFVSEIAWQSHFVKNMFIRPNESELSSFKPQFTVLNACKAVNEKWQHHGLNSEVFVLFSVEDNLCIIGGTWYGGEMKKGIFSMMNYWLPLEGKLSMHCSANVGAAGDTCLFFGLSGTGKTTLSTDPKRALIGDDEHGWDDEGVFNFEGGCYAKVINLDPSSEPEIHNAIRRNALLENVVYDEDGIVDYTDSSKTENTRVSYPIEHIDNHQPSLMAAHPKNIIFLSADAFGVLPPVSRLTKEQAMYYFLSGYTAKVAGTERGITEPVATFSSCFGEAFLPLHPTVYAKLLGEKIDQHGVNVYLVNTGWTGGGYGVGKRMSIKDTRACINAILDGSINESEFDITNTFGFHIPKTLGSIDPVILNPRNAWADRDAYLVQRDNLAALFIKNFKKYTDGDNGFDFSAAGPHLPTE; from the coding sequence ATGATTTCTGCAGAGATTGAGACATTAGGCATAAAAAATAGTGGAAAGCTTTTCCATAACCTCAGTTACGACGAATTAATCCGACACGAACTGGAAAAAGGTGAATGTAAGCTTGCCGATAATGGTGCAACCATGGTCGATACCGGTATTTTTACCGGCAGAAGTCCGAAAGACAAATACTTTGTCAATCAAGACCCTTCAAATCAATACATCGCATGGGGTGATGTCAATAAAAAAATCGATAAAGCGGTTTTTGATGAACTTCTTGTCGTTGCCCGCGAACAACTCTCCGGGAAAGATCTCTACATCACGGATGTTTTCTGCGGCTCCAGTGCCAGCAGCAAACGTTCTGTCCGTTTTGTCTCTGAAATCGCATGGCAATCGCATTTTGTCAAAAATATGTTTATCCGTCCGAATGAAAGTGAACTGTCAAGCTTCAAACCTCAATTTACAGTTCTTAATGCCTGTAAAGCAGTCAATGAAAAATGGCAGCATCATGGGCTGAATTCTGAGGTTTTCGTCCTCTTCAGCGTTGAAGACAATCTGTGCATCATCGGCGGTACATGGTATGGCGGTGAAATGAAAAAAGGGATTTTTTCAATGATGAACTACTGGCTCCCTCTCGAAGGGAAGCTCTCTATGCACTGTTCGGCTAACGTCGGAGCGGCTGGTGACACATGTCTCTTCTTCGGGCTAAGCGGAACAGGTAAAACAACTCTCTCGACTGACCCTAAACGTGCACTCATCGGCGATGATGAACATGGTTGGGATGATGAGGGCGTTTTCAATTTTGAAGGAGGGTGTTACGCAAAAGTAATCAATCTCGATCCTTCTAGCGAGCCTGAAATTCATAATGCTATCCGTCGTAACGCATTATTGGAAAATGTCGTTTACGATGAAGATGGTATCGTTGATTACACTGACAGTTCTAAAACGGAAAACACTCGTGTCTCTTATCCGATCGAACACATCGATAATCATCAACCTTCATTGATGGCTGCTCATCCAAAAAATATCATTTTCCTCTCTGCCGATGCATTTGGTGTATTGCCTCCGGTAAGTCGTCTCACTAAAGAGCAGGCTATGTATTATTTCCTCAGCGGATATACAGCTAAAGTAGCCGGAACCGAACGCGGTATTACCGAGCCTGTCGCAACCTTCAGTTCATGCTTCGGTGAAGCATTTTTACCGCTGCATCCGACTGTCTATGCAAAGCTCTTAGGTGAAAAAATCGATCAACACGGTGTTAATGTCTATCTGGTCAATACCGGATGGACAGGCGGCGGATACGGTGTCGGTAAGCGTATGAGCATCAAAGACACCCGCGCATGCATTAACGCTATCTTAGACGGTTCGATCAATGAAAGCGAATTTGATATCACGAATACCTTCGGATTCCACATCCCTAAAACACTCGGTTCAATCGATCCTGTGATCCTAAATCCGCGTAATGCATGGGCGGATCGCGATGCCTATCTCGTTCAACGTGATAATTTGGCAGCACTTTTCATCAAAAACTTTAAAAAATACACCGATGGCGACAATGGCTTCGACTTCTCTGCCGCAGGCCCTCACTTACCTACTGAATAA
- a CDS encoding type II secretion system protein, which yields MKRSAFTLVELIFVIIIIGVLAATAIPKYKDLKQNAEVKAVVKTTIDGASSAASAAVNAIDMNDGNASDTNLSDLVAITGKGWSYTPSAGAGTYTYKNTPTGNEAASIVFSATGRTVTYSFTCNNFKDATSISKCKEDTNTSGTATPKTISF from the coding sequence ATGAAACGTAGCGCATTTACCCTTGTCGAGTTGATCTTTGTCATTATTATTATCGGAGTTTTGGCTGCTACAGCTATCCCAAAATATAAAGATCTAAAACAAAATGCAGAAGTTAAAGCTGTAGTAAAAACTACTATTGATGGGGCATCAAGTGCAGCAAGTGCTGCAGTAAATGCGATCGATATGAATGACGGCAATGCTTCAGATACCAATTTAAGTGATCTTGTAGCTATTACGGGTAAAGGGTGGTCATATACTCCATCAGCAGGTGCAGGGACCTACACTTACAAAAATACGCCGACAGGCAATGAAGCAGCATCTATAGTATTTAGTGCTACTGGACGAACAGTTACCTATTCGTTTACATGTAATAATTTCAAAGATGCAACCAGTATATCAAAATGTAAAGAAGATACCAATACGTCTGGTACTGCAACTCCTAAAACCATCAGCTTCTAA
- a CDS encoding type II secretion system protein produces MKALVRTGFTLVELIFVIVIIGVLSAVAIPKFANLTDNSKIAAELATASSVQSALDAIHSEWISNTCDFDWGNGKNTATTPLNASGYPDSLGSDSAHPFDYILKNTDNGDWILVGGKYYGPATKDGTSTKNRNIAHKPEGNDYWEYNATAGTFTLIDVN; encoded by the coding sequence ATGAAAGCATTAGTTCGCACTGGTTTTACCCTTGTTGAGCTGATCTTCGTTATTGTCATCATCGGGGTTCTCTCGGCGGTGGCAATCCCAAAATTTGCCAACCTCACCGATAATTCCAAAATCGCTGCTGAACTTGCTACCGCTTCATCAGTCCAAAGTGCACTCGATGCAATCCACAGTGAATGGATTAGCAATACGTGTGATTTTGATTGGGGAAACGGCAAAAATACCGCTACTACTCCTCTAAACGCTTCCGGTTATCCTGATTCACTTGGATCTGACAGTGCACACCCATTCGATTATATTTTAAAAAATACGGATAACGGAGACTGGATTTTGGTAGGTGGAAAGTATTACGGCCCGGCTACCAAAGATGGAACCAGCACTAAAAATCGAAACATTGCCCATAAGCCGGAGGGGAACGATTATTGGGAATACAATGCTACGGCTGGAACATTTACCCTCATAGATGTCAATTAA
- a CDS encoding type II secretion system protein has translation MKRSGFTMIELIFVIVILGILAAVAIPRLAATRDDAKIATKVQEGTAVITEFGSYYTAHGHFAKVSDMTNVKLTTSDGTSDAAAADMNQTDLAAYLTDGQGNICISYKTLSNSLDGNLTVKSESSTSAICDGIRKSLNDKNISSAAGITHKLGGSNVEY, from the coding sequence ATGAAACGTTCAGGTTTTACTATGATCGAGTTGATCTTCGTTATCGTTATCTTGGGTATCTTGGCGGCGGTAGCTATTCCACGTCTTGCTGCAACACGTGACGATGCGAAAATTGCAACTAAAGTACAAGAAGGGACTGCAGTTATCACTGAATTCGGTTCATACTATACCGCGCACGGCCATTTTGCAAAAGTAAGTGATATGACTAATGTCAAATTGACGACTAGTGATGGTACTAGTGATGCGGCGGCTGCAGATATGAATCAGACAGATTTAGCAGCATACTTGACGGATGGACAAGGGAATATATGTATTTCGTATAAAACATTGTCAAATTCATTGGATGGCAATCTAACGGTGAAATCAGAAAGCAGTACGTCTGCAATCTGTGACGGTATCAGAAAATCGTTGAATGATAAAAACATTTCATCAGCTGCAGGTATCACCCATAAATTGGGCGGATCAAACGTCGAGTATTAA
- a CDS encoding chemotaxis protein has translation MTQEELDALMSGDIDLDEAYEETELSSTDVKNEEDTVSEEEPYNETDPEKYRVSALHSWPPPPPTDENKMVHQLDDVTKESEEKASEIFDLIEGISNDLGKGEKQVKSVKTVIQSNIELFETLSVKFPHVEAFKAQLSKNQDISLTMDEILEMLQNGGDTIMNVMDIMQYQDIHRQKIERVINVMRALSTYMNHLFSGKIDDSKRVASAVHLPGDTGNDDIVSSDDIEALLASFGKK, from the coding sequence ATGACGCAAGAAGAGTTAGATGCACTGATGAGCGGTGATATAGATTTGGATGAAGCCTATGAAGAAACAGAACTTTCGAGCACAGATGTCAAAAATGAAGAAGATACGGTAAGCGAAGAAGAGCCCTACAACGAAACGGATCCGGAAAAGTATCGTGTTTCCGCACTGCACAGTTGGCCGCCCCCACCGCCAACGGATGAGAATAAAATGGTCCATCAGCTCGATGATGTAACCAAAGAGAGTGAAGAAAAAGCGTCTGAAATATTTGATTTGATCGAGGGGATCAGCAACGATCTCGGTAAAGGTGAAAAACAAGTTAAATCCGTCAAAACGGTTATACAAAGCAATATCGAACTTTTTGAGACGCTCAGTGTTAAATTCCCTCACGTTGAAGCTTTTAAAGCTCAACTGAGCAAAAATCAAGATATTTCACTCACAATGGATGAAATCCTTGAGATGCTCCAAAACGGCGGAGACACGATTATGAATGTCATGGATATCATGCAGTATCAGGATATCCACCGTCAAAAAATCGAGCGGGTTATCAACGTTATGCGTGCACTCTCAACCTATATGAACCATCTGTTTTCCGGAAAAATCGATGATTCCAAACGGGTTGCGTCCGCTGTTCATCTCCCGGGTGATACCGGAAACGACGATATTGTCAGCAGTGACGATATCGAGGCATTGCTCGCTTCTTTCGGGAAAAAATAA
- the glnA gene encoding type I glutamate--ammonia ligase — protein MGKFVNSVDEFFSFCKENDVQFVDFRFTDMKGTWHHVSYRYSAVNAGHFENGLPFDGSSIDAWQPINRSDMLLKPDAPSAFMDPFTADPTVIVFCDVYDIYKGQAYEKCPRSIAKKALEHLANAGVGDVAYFGPENEFFVFDDVKIRDEINCSYYEVDSEEGEWNDSKSFQDGYNTGHRPRTKGGYFPVAPIDTMVDLRAEMMMVLEQVGLEVVLGHHEVAQAQGEIGVVFGTLVEAADNVQKLKYVIKMVAHLNGKTVTFMPKPLYGDNGNGMHVHQSIWKDGKNTFYKEGGYSNLSETALHYVGGIFAHARAVAAFTNPSTNSYKRLIPGFEAPSILTYSSQNRSASCRVPYGAGEKATRIEMRFPDSTSCPYLAFTAMLLAGLDGIKNKIVPIGPMDEDLFELSLNEIREKGIPQMPHTLRGALEALIRDNDFLKPVMSDLFIDTYQNYKFETQVWPDEARPTAFEFKSTYSC, from the coding sequence ATGGGTAAATTCGTAAACAGTGTCGACGAGTTTTTTAGTTTTTGTAAAGAGAACGACGTTCAGTTTGTAGACTTCCGTTTCACCGATATGAAAGGGACATGGCACCATGTAAGCTATCGCTACAGTGCGGTAAACGCAGGTCATTTTGAAAACGGTCTTCCATTCGACGGTTCATCAATCGATGCTTGGCAGCCGATCAACCGTTCAGATATGCTTTTAAAGCCGGATGCTCCATCTGCATTCATGGATCCGTTTACTGCCGATCCGACCGTTATCGTATTCTGTGATGTATACGACATCTACAAAGGTCAAGCATACGAAAAATGCCCGCGTTCAATCGCTAAAAAAGCACTTGAGCATCTTGCAAATGCAGGTGTCGGTGACGTTGCTTATTTCGGTCCTGAAAATGAATTCTTCGTATTTGATGATGTAAAAATTCGCGATGAGATCAACTGTTCATATTATGAAGTAGATTCTGAAGAGGGTGAGTGGAATGATTCAAAATCATTCCAAGACGGTTACAATACAGGTCACCGCCCACGTACAAAAGGGGGTTACTTCCCGGTAGCTCCGATCGACACCATGGTTGATCTACGTGCAGAAATGATGATGGTTTTGGAACAAGTCGGTCTTGAAGTTGTTCTTGGTCACCACGAAGTTGCGCAAGCACAAGGTGAAATCGGAGTTGTTTTCGGAACTCTTGTAGAAGCGGCGGACAACGTCCAAAAACTTAAATACGTTATCAAAATGGTTGCACACCTTAACGGTAAAACCGTTACTTTCATGCCTAAACCACTCTATGGAGACAACGGTAACGGTATGCACGTTCACCAATCAATCTGGAAAGACGGCAAAAACACATTCTATAAAGAAGGCGGTTACAGCAACTTGTCTGAAACAGCACTTCATTATGTCGGCGGTATCTTTGCTCACGCACGTGCGGTTGCAGCATTTACCAATCCGTCAACCAACTCATACAAACGTCTTATCCCAGGTTTTGAAGCACCGTCAATCTTGACATACTCTAGCCAAAACCGTTCAGCTTCTTGCCGTGTTCCATACGGTGCGGGTGAAAAAGCGACTCGTATCGAAATGCGTTTCCCGGATTCAACTTCATGCCCATACCTTGCATTTACTGCAATGTTGTTGGCTGGACTTGACGGTATCAAAAACAAAATCGTTCCAATCGGACCGATGGATGAAGATTTGTTCGAACTTTCTTTGAATGAAATCCGTGAAAAAGGGATTCCTCAAATGCCACACACATTGCGTGGTGCATTAGAAGCGTTGATCCGTGACAACGATTTCTTGAAACCGGTTATGTCTGATCTCTTTATCGATACGTATCAAAACTACAAATTCGAAACACAAGTATGGCCTGACGAAGCTCGTCCTACTGCATTCGAATTCAAATCTACTTACTCTTGCTAA
- a CDS encoding peptidase U32 family protein, whose translation MKKVELLSPAGNLEKLKIAIDYGADAVYGGVSHFSLRIRSGKEFDLESFKEGIDYAHTRGKKVYVTINGFPFNSQLKLLKEHIATMASLEPDAFIVATPGVLKLAHQIAPHIPLHLSTQANVMNVLDAQVYYDMGARRIIAAREISLKDLKQIKEELPDLEIEVFVHGSMCFAYSGRCLISTLQSGRVPNRGSCANDCRFPYEMYAANPETGTLFKLVEDEGVGTYIMNSKDLNLASHIQEILDAGCIDSLKIEGRTKAPYYAAITAKVYRRAIDDYYAGKSDPDAYQQELGTMQNRGFTDAYLVNRPFEKHDTQNLDFSMMMGTRQVSGIVDESGLFYECKYKTFPGDVMEILTPDESLLVETDNEIGSIQKIEGQWSISFKKLLAENGKIWDQVHSGNLNRFTLPASLPPFTFFRIPATDDMGTVTKC comes from the coding sequence TTGAAAAAAGTCGAACTTCTCTCGCCTGCGGGAAACCTTGAAAAACTCAAAATCGCCATTGATTACGGTGCTGATGCCGTATATGGAGGGGTGAGCCATTTTTCACTCCGTATTCGCTCCGGCAAAGAATTCGATTTGGAGAGTTTCAAAGAGGGGATCGATTATGCCCATACGCGTGGGAAAAAAGTCTATGTAACGATCAACGGATTTCCTTTCAACTCCCAATTGAAATTACTGAAAGAACATATCGCTACGATGGCTTCGCTGGAGCCGGATGCATTTATTGTGGCTACTCCCGGTGTATTAAAACTTGCCCATCAAATCGCACCCCATATTCCTCTGCATCTTTCAACTCAAGCCAATGTCATGAATGTACTCGATGCACAGGTCTATTACGACATGGGTGCGCGCCGCATCATTGCGGCACGGGAGATTTCGCTCAAAGATCTCAAACAAATCAAAGAAGAACTTCCCGATCTGGAAATCGAAGTATTTGTCCACGGATCGATGTGTTTTGCCTACAGCGGACGCTGCCTGATCTCAACACTCCAAAGCGGACGAGTACCTAATCGGGGTAGCTGTGCCAACGACTGCCGTTTCCCGTACGAAATGTACGCCGCCAATCCTGAAACGGGGACTCTGTTTAAACTCGTCGAAGACGAAGGGGTTGGAACCTACATCATGAATTCCAAAGACCTTAATCTAGCAAGCCATATTCAAGAAATTTTGGATGCGGGCTGTATCGATTCACTCAAAATCGAAGGGCGTACAAAAGCCCCTTATTATGCCGCTATCACGGCTAAAGTGTATCGGCGTGCGATTGATGATTACTATGCCGGAAAGAGTGATCCCGATGCATATCAACAAGAGTTGGGAACCATGCAAAACCGTGGTTTCACCGATGCCTATCTCGTTAATCGCCCCTTTGAAAAACATGATACTCAAAATCTCGATTTTTCGATGATGATGGGGACTCGTCAAGTGAGCGGTATTGTTGATGAAAGCGGTCTGTTTTATGAATGCAAATACAAAACATTCCCTGGTGATGTGATGGAGATACTTACCCCGGATGAGTCGTTACTCGTCGAAACAGATAACGAAATCGGAAGCATCCAAAAAATCGAGGGACAATGGAGTATTTCGTTCAAAAAACTGCTTGCTGAAAACGGCAAAATCTGGGATCAGGTACACAGCGGCAATTTAAACCGTTTTACCCTGCCTGCTTCTCTACCGCCATTTACGTTCTTCCGCATCCCTGCGACGGACGATATGGGAACCGTAACAAAATGTTAA
- the purE gene encoding 5-(carboxyamino)imidazole ribonucleotide mutase: MKFVSIIMGSKSDFDVMKSCSETLEAFGVPFELIISSAHRSPERTKDYVLAAEAKGAQVFIAAAGMAAHLAGVLASKTIKPIIGVPMSASALSGIDALLSTVQMPAGMPVATVAIGKAGAINSAYLAMQILALENEELRMKLQEDRISKAKKVEMDSLEIETIL, from the coding sequence ATGAAATTCGTATCAATTATTATGGGGAGCAAAAGCGATTTCGATGTAATGAAATCGTGCTCAGAAACGCTTGAAGCATTCGGTGTTCCGTTTGAACTGATTATCTCATCCGCACATCGTAGTCCTGAACGTACAAAAGATTATGTCCTTGCCGCAGAAGCGAAAGGGGCTCAGGTATTTATCGCAGCAGCCGGAATGGCAGCACATTTGGCAGGCGTTTTAGCATCTAAAACGATCAAACCGATTATCGGTGTCCCTATGAGTGCTTCGGCCCTTAGCGGAATCGACGCACTTCTCTCAACTGTTCAAATGCCTGCAGGAATGCCGGTAGCTACTGTCGCTATCGGTAAAGCGGGAGCAATTAACTCCGCCTATCTTGCTATGCAGATTTTAGCGTTGGAAAATGAAGAGTTACGAATGAAACTTCAAGAAGATCGAATCAGCAAAGCGAAAAAGGTTGAGATGGATTCATTGGAAATAGAGACAATATTATAA
- a CDS encoding histidinol-phosphatase HisJ family protein yields MKVDLHNHTVLCNHASGTVNEYVEAAIACGTAFFGFSDHAPMHYDPKYRMTFEQMELYEFWVREAQQRYEDQITVLLGYEIDFLPGYMEESVLKRPCDYLIGSVHFIDDWGFDNPEFIGRYEGVDIDDVYRRYFGLVETMAKSGKFDIVGHLDLLKVFKYLPTQDIRMLAKEALNAIKNANMTVEVNVSGYRKPIIEAYPSPLLLQEIIEREIPITFGSDAHNPEQVGLFTQEVETLARSVGYDKCAVYRGRDRDMIKF; encoded by the coding sequence ATGAAAGTTGATCTTCATAATCATACTGTTTTATGCAATCATGCCAGTGGTACCGTCAATGAATACGTAGAGGCAGCAATAGCGTGCGGCACAGCGTTTTTCGGTTTTTCAGATCATGCCCCGATGCATTATGATCCAAAATACAGAATGACATTTGAACAAATGGAGCTGTATGAATTTTGGGTAAGAGAAGCGCAACAGCGCTATGAAGATCAAATTACGGTTTTGCTGGGATATGAAATCGATTTCCTTCCCGGCTACATGGAAGAATCGGTTTTAAAACGTCCATGCGATTATTTAATCGGCAGTGTCCATTTTATCGATGATTGGGGATTTGACAACCCAGAATTTATCGGGCGGTATGAAGGGGTCGATATTGATGATGTATATCGACGTTATTTCGGACTCGTGGAAACGATGGCGAAGAGCGGAAAATTCGATATAGTCGGCCATTTGGATTTGCTCAAAGTTTTCAAATATCTACCGACGCAAGATATCCGTATGTTGGCAAAAGAGGCATTGAACGCAATAAAAAATGCAAATATGACCGTAGAGGTTAATGTTTCCGGATATCGAAAACCGATAATTGAAGCGTACCCTTCGCCTCTTTTGCTTCAAGAAATTATCGAGAGAGAGATTCCGATTACATTCGGTTCAGATGCACACAATCCTGAACAGGTCGGGCTATTTACTCAAGAGGTAGAAACCTTGGCACGTTCGGTAGGTTACGACAAATGCGCTGTTTACAGAGGGCGTGATAGGGATATGATTAAATTTTAA